TGATTTAATGCATGTTTAGTAGCTTTCTCAAAATCAATCATGACCGAATCGTACAAATCCTCATCCGCTTTGTGATTGATAAAAACAATAGTATCTAAATGATTGCTCACTTCTTGAACCGTTTCTGGACTAACTCTTCCCACTACAATTACTCCATCAAGATCCTGCAGCAGCTCTTCTTGCTTCATGCCTTTTAGTCTAAATGACTTTACTGTAAAAATTTCTTTTTCTGCGCATTCACTCTCTATTCCATGGCGAATAGAAGAGAAAAAAGGGTCTACTAACTCTTCTTCAAGGGATTGAGCAAAAATAATACCTATCCTTGGAGCTTCTATGTCTTTTCCGTTTGCCGTTCCTTTTCGTATCTTCACAGGCGTATATTGCAGCTCCTTGGCTGCATGAAGAATGCGCTCACGGGTAACCTCAGATACAGAAAGCGTATGATCATTATTTAGTACTCTGGATACGGTTGAACTGGAAACATTAGCGTACGCCGCTATATCTTTTAAAGTTGCCATCTTTTTACCTCTCTATTATAATCTTCTATTTTTACTAAATATTTATCTCTTATATTGGAAGAATAGCACATTAATAAAACGCTTTCAATAAATAATTTTAAAATTTCAGTAAATTTATTAAAATATTCTCCAAAATTCTTCATTTCTTTTGTTAGTTTCGCCGTTAAAGTGACAAAAAAGCCGCTACCACTGCCTTGTTTTTATCAAACCGCACTAAAACTTAAGTAAACTTTTAGTAAATATTAATTTTTATAAGAATTTGTTCATATTTGATATAAAACGGTTTGTTGGGGAAAATAAAAGAAGAAATACTGATAAGGAAAGAGAGCGCATATGATTAGCAAACATTCTTATTTTCAACAATGTCTGCCTGCCCTTCAACAATTGCATAACATGAATTTCACGAAAGAACAGCTGTTGCAAAAAGACTTTTTAATCGGTCAAGAAAAGGAACTAAGCATGTACTACTCACCCCATAACGATTACATAAATCCAGACGCTCATATTATTATTGCCGGCATCACACCAGGGTGGTTTCAAATGAAAACTGCTTTTAAACAATGTGTTTCCAGCCTGTCCCATCATCAGCCGCTTAAACAAGTACTGTACGAAACAAAAAAAGCTGCTAGCTTTAGCGGAACGATGAGAGTCAATTTAATAGACATGTTAGACAGGTGCGGCGTTCAAAAAGCGATCGGTATGGACAGTGCCGCTGAGTTATTTGCTTCACAGCGAGATATGCTGCATACAACGTCCGTATTAAAGTATCCTGTGTTTTACAAAGGGAAAAACTATACGGGTCATCAGCCGCCAATTAAACGATCAGCGCTTCTTTCACACTATGCTTTTGAAGTGTTTCCACAGGAATTGAACGAAATAAAGAATCCGTGCTTAATCGTTCCGCTAGGAAAAGCAGTTGAAAATGTTTTAAGAAAACTTTCGCGTGAACCTTCGTTTTCTCGGCATACGTATTTATTTGGCTTTCCTCATCCATCCGGAGCAAACGGACATCGAAAACGGATATTTGAAGAACACCTAAGTGAATTTATGGAAATTGTTGAGGGGTGGGCTGTAAACAGAAAGAGTTGAAAACAACCTTTAGCTCTTTCTGTTTACAACATCTCCTTCTTTTTCTTCTAGTTCTCGTTCATTTTGTTCTTCGTGAAACTCTTCTTCTGTTTGTGCAGCAAGATAATCAAACGGCGTATAGTAATTACGGGGAAGCTTTCGATGCCAAACTGTTTTAACAATAATAATCATCAACGGAATACTCACTATTAGAATAGCTGCTAAAACTAGTAGCGAAAAAATCATAAATTATTTCCTCCTGCTTTATAAACCGTTCCTCCTGGAACAACAAAACGGATACCCTACACCCATTCACTTATATTCAATCTACATTTACTGTCATCAGTATACGAGATTCATGAGTAACAAAACCGTTCTTTTTAAAAAAACGTTCTGGTTTGCCTTTGCCTCTTTCAGTAGACACATAGACTTCTTTCACTTCTTTTTGTATAAGTAACTCGTTAAGGAAAGATAAAAGACTCGTTCCTATGCCAGTTTGCTGAGTGCTGCTTAACACACAAATTTCATTTACATAAAACGTCTTATAGTTCGCCCACTGTTCTTCATTTCCTACTATAAATCCTATGAGTTTATTATTTTCACTGTGAGAGTAACCTATCCCTATGTAACCTGGAGTTTTACTGATATCGTATAAACGAGCATAAGCAGTGTTTATACTCCAAGGCTCATTCCACGGTGACCCACTAAAAACATTTGTATAGATGATTGCTGCTTCTTCTAATTCTTTATCGGTTAGTAAACGAACTTGACTTTTCATCATTGCTCCCCTTTTCTCAACAGGTCTCTTGAAACTCATTCATAACGTTCAATAGTTCTTTTAAATCCTCTATTATATATGAATCTGTAAAACTTCCGTCAAAGAAAGCGCCTTTTTTCCATACAGCATGCATGCCCGCGCCTCTTGCGCCAAGCACATCATTTTCTGGATGATCCCCGATGTATACACTTTCTTCAGCCGACACATCAAGCGCTTTTAATGCTCGCAAAAAGATATCTTTATGCGGTTTTTTAATGCCTTCTTGTTCGGAAACAAGTATGGTATCAAAATAGTGATCAATTCCAAGCGCCTTAATATTCATCCACTGAAAGTCCGTAAAACCATTTGTGATCATGCCTAGTAACAACCCTTTTTTCTTTAGCTCTTTTAGTACATCCTCCATATGTAAAAACGGAACGCAGTGAGCTGGAAAATAGTGAAGGTAATCATCTAGCATCTCCTCCCACGTCAGATTCGAAAGATCATATTCGTTCAAAAGCTGCTCATATACTTTATCTTTCCATACGTAGCCTTTTTGATCTAACTCAATAAATCTAGATGTGTACTCTTGCTTCGGTATGAGTGCTAGTTCTTCACTATATCTCTCGTACTGATCTTGAATAAAAAGCTTTAGTGAACTGTCTCGGTCTAATAGTGTCCCATCTAAATCAAAAATGACGGCTTTAATCATGATTTTCCTCCTTTATATATAAATCATTCCAGCGATTGGTTAATTATAACATTTATAGCTAGACAGCTAACTAGATTTAATTCTTTCCTATAAAAAAGGAGACCTCTTGTTTGGACTCCTTTTTCTTATATCCTTTATTTCCTTGTACTTGAATTAATAGATGTATCTATAAAATCATTTACATATTTGCTTATTTCTCTGTACTTCGTCCAGTGTAAATAGTGATGACCTTGTAAAACAACTAGTTTTTGCGACGATACGTGACTTAATTGATTTTGGTAAAACGTAATATTTGATTTTCCTTCTTTTGCTTCTTTATCTATTTTTCTAGTAAAAATCATTACGGGCATTTTTGAAGGAAACGACATATCGAGAGTTTTATTTATATTGTTGTTCAGCTCTTTTGCTTCATCAATGACGTTTTTGTTGTAGCCTTTCCAGCTGGAGATTGCTTTTGTCATTTTTAAATTTTTTGCTGTATACGTTCCTTCTTCGGCTAGCGGTAGATACTGATTAGGACTAGTAAGCAGGGCTAAGCGCGCAAGTCCACTTGGCGCTAAAACACTCATCAAACTTGGTATATTCGGCGTTTCTTCTTTAAAATAATCCAGCGCTTTTGGCAACGTAGGGTCTATTCCAATAATTGCTTTTACTTCATCTGGATATTTATTAGCGTAATACATGCTGTACACGCCAGAAACTGAATGCGGCATTAATATATACGGACCCTTTATATTCGATTTTTGCAAAGCTTCTCTCATTTCGCTTACACTATTTTCTACCGTACGTTTTTTATTCGTAGTGTCACTCCATCCGTATCCAAATGGTTCTACTACCACAACTTTATTATCCTTCGACAGTTCATTTACTAAAGGTTCAAAATCCAGTGCAGGCGCAGTCGTTCCTAGGCCGGTTAGTAGTACAATCGTATTTTCCCCTTTACCTTTTGTATATACATGAATATCTCTGCCATCAACCTCTACTAATTGACCAATAGGCGGGTACTTTTTCTTTTCTACTGCCGTCATTACTTGATTCGTTACAACCCAAATGATGCATATCCCTAAAATAGCTACTATCATGTTTCGTAAAATTCTCAAGAACCTAAACTTTTTTTGCACGTTTACCTCTCCTTTCCGTAAGTAGCAGTTAGTAAGCCGACGAGAATGCTAGAGAATCTTTGGAACTGCTTACTTACTATGACGCTTCAGAAAACGTTTAGTTCTATTTCCTATATAAAATTTAAAAGAATGATAGCAGCTTACTTCAGCACTAAACGAAAAAAAGGCCTCTTCTTATGGAAGAGACCTTTTACTATTTATTAAAAAAAGAACAATAAAAACTGTAACTTCTTCACTTGATGCCTAAGCGTATAACTGACGCTACGTTTTTAGCCGTTCTTTCAATGTTTTCACTCGCTTTTTCCAGCGCTTCTGACAGATCGACCGCTCCGGGCACGACGCTGAATAACGCAGAAATACCATGTTCATATACAGCTTCGCTTCCCGTTCCAATGCTCCCTGCTATCGCTATCACCGGAACGCTATGCTTTTTTGCTGTTTTGGCTACGCCAATGGGTGTTTTTCCGTAAATGGTTTGTCCATCTATTCTTCCTTCACCGGTAATGACAAGATCGGCATTTTTAATATAGCTTTCTAGCTGAGTTGCTTTAATGACGATGTCTACACCTGGCTTTAACCCCGCAGATAAAAATGCCAGCAGGCCGCCTCCTAGTCCTCCTGCCGCTCCGGCACCAGGAATACTTTGAATATGAATACCCATTTCTTTTCCAACAATCGCTGCGTAATGAGCTAAATTACGGTCAAGCTGTTTAACCATATCAGGAGTCGCACCTTTTTGAGGACCAAACACAGCGGATGCTCCGGTTTCACCCGTTAACGGATTGTCTACGTCGCACGCCACTTCTACTTTGACTTCAGCAAGCCGAGAATCCAAGTTTGTCAGATCGATAGAGGCTAACTGATCTAAACTGCCTCCTCCTTCTTTAATTTCTGCTCCGTTAGCATCAAGAAGCTTTGCCCCTAAAGCTTTTGCCATACCAGTTCCTCCATCATTTGTAGCACTTCCTCCGATGCCAATGATGATATGCTTTACTTTGTGATCTAACGCTTTAAGAATGAGCTCGCCGGTTCCTCGCGTTGTTGTGATAAGCGGGTTTCGTTTATCGACAGGGACATGATGAAGACCTGAAGCGGCTGCCATTTCAATAACAGCCGTGTTGCCGTCTCCAAGAATTCCGTAAAAAGCTTCCACCTCTTTACCTAAAGGTCCGGTTACTCGCGCTTGTATAATATCTCCACCCGTTGCGTCTACAAGCGACTGAACAGTTCCTTCTCCTCCATCTGCCATAGGTACTTTACTAATCTCCGCGTCTGGAAAATGGGCTTTTATTCCTTTTTCAACCGCTTCACAAACATGCAAAGCCGTTAAGCTTTCTTTAAATGAATCCGGTGCAATCACAATTTTCATAGAAACACTCCTTTTTGTTTTTACCCGTATAGCTTTAATACACCAAATATAAGCGTGGATACAATTGCCATAATGAGTCCAATCAGCGATTCATAAGGGATTAATTTTAAACGTTCTTTTATTTTCATATTTACACTTCCGCCCGTTGCGTGGAAAAAGCTTCCGTGCGGAAGGTGATCAAGTACGGTTGCTCCAGCATGAACCATAGCAGCCCCGGCTAAAGCAGAAACGCCTAGCTCTAAAATCGTCGATCCAAAAACTTGGCTTGCGACTGCTGTTCCTGCCGTTGTCGAAGCCGTTGCGGCTGACATAAAAATACCTGAAACCGGTGCTAAAACATAAGCAGGCAACCCAATGGCAGACAAGCCTTGAATGATCACGTCTTTTAGCTGAGAGTTAGCAATGATTCCTGCTAATGTCCCCGTTCCAAGCAGCATAATGGCTACACCTGACATTTTCCCTAACCCTGAAATAGCGTATGTATTAAGCTGTTTTCCTTTTTTCATCACAATGGCACCAACAATCCCTCCTGCGGGAAGAGCAACCATCGGATCAACATTAATATCAAAAAGCGGACGCAGCGCCAGCAGGACGATGGTAACGATTGGCGCTATGATGGCTGTTAAAAACAGCGGCAAGCTGCTTGCATCCACTGTATCTATTTCTTCAGCTTGAACCATTGTTCCTTTTTTCACTAATCGTTTGGCTACTACATAAGTAGCTGCTACGCCGAATATAGCGGGAATAATCCCTGCGGCCATAACGGATGTAAGCGGAATATTAAATGCATCTGAAGCAGCAATGGCGTTAGGATTAGGAGACATTAAATTCCCTGCCTTTCCTCCTCCGATCATTGCTAGTAAAATAGCAGGCTTTGACATACCCGTACGTTTCGCAATAGCTAAAGCAATAGGGGCTACTGTGATCACAGCAACATCAACAAACACGCCTACTGTCGTAAGAATAAGTGTGGCTAGCGCTAGAGCTAAAAGTGCTTTTGTTTCCCCGAGTTTTTTTACAATGGTTTCTGCTATAACCGCTGCAGCACCTGATTCTATTAATACGCCGGCTAATACCCCAGCTGCAAGAATCCGCAGCACTGCAGGAATGATGCCTTGCGCTCCTTCAATCATTAAAGTAACGGTATCAGCAATATTAACTCCGCCTATCAGTCCTCCTATTAAAGCTCCGGCTATCATTCCGTATGCAGGAGCCACTTTCTTTAAGATTAATATAATGGCAATTACTAATGCACAAATCGCGCCTAATGCGCTTACTTGAACGTCCATAAAGCATCCCCTTTCTTATTTCTTCTATCCCCAGTGCTAATTGTAAGCGCTACCTTTAATTCTTTCATTAGTCATTTCAACAAAAAGAGACCTTGCTATCGCAAGATCTTTTATGCACGTGCACAATTATGAAATTTTAGATAGCAGCATGGCTACATATAGTTCAAGAAGGTCTTTTACTTTCCTTGGATCTTTTCCCGTAATATCTTGAATTTTATCTAAACGGTAGCTTAGCGTATTTCGATGAATAAAAAGCTTTTTAGCTGCCGTGCTTCCTTCGCCATTTTCTTCTATGTAGATCGTTAACGTTTCGATAAGCTCTTTTTTCTTATCATATTCCTTAAGCTTTTCATAGTATTGCAACAGATCATGATTTTCTTGAAAACCGGCGCGTTGACGTAACAGTACGGGAATTTGATAATCCGAATAGCAGTAGAAATCAGCTTCTGGATGAAGCTTTGAACCAACCGAAAGCGTATCTTTTGCCTGCTGATACGATACATGAAGGCCTTTAAAGTCAGCTTGAACAGATCCTGCAGATAATTTATAAGGACAACCAGACGCACGAAGCTGCTTTTCCAGCTGTTCAGCATAGCTGCTAGCGCTGCCCGCTTCTATAGATTTTAATATGACTACTCCGTCTGGAAGCATAGCGTATAGATCATTATTAGCTATGATGTATTTCTTTACAACCTTCATAACTTCATGGCGATTTTCAGCTTTAATAATTAGTGCCATTCTTGGAAGGTATAAGTTAATATTAAACCGATTCGCTCGTTCAAAAAATAAGGAATCCAGCGGCTCTTCTTGTTGAAGAAGCTGATGAACCACCTCTTCTTTTAATCGTTCATCCCACTGAATTTCCTCTATTAAAATCATTTCTTGAAAAATCATTTCAGCAGCCATACGCACAAGCTCTCCGTAATTACGAATCTGTTCTGGCAGTCCTGTTAATCCCACGACTCCAACAATTTCTCCGTTAAAGAAAATAGGCAAATTCACGCCCGGTTTGGCTCCGCGCAGCGTGTCAGCCTGCTTCTGAGTAATTTCGTAGGAACTGCCGTTTTTTAATACCATCAACGCTCCTTCGTGGATTTGATCCATTCGATTTTTGTCACCAGACCCAATAATCACTCCTTTTTCGTTCATTACGTTAATGTTGCAATCAATAATCTCCATTGTTCTACACACAATTTTCTGAGCTAATTCTTTTGTTACGTATCTCAACATTTCCCCATCCTTTGCCTCTATGAAGTAAAGCTCATTTTTTTCGTGACGGCTAATTTGCATTCAATGAAAAATTTACGATACTTCATTATAATATACGTAGAAGCAAAACCACATCTTTGAAACCGCCAACAATACAGTGCCTATAGGAGGATAAAAGAATGACTGTGTCAAAACTAGTTTTCACCCCTCTCAGCTACACAGGATGGGGATCACTTCAGCAACTGCTTCCGGAAGTAAAAAAATATGACCCTGCTCATATTTTAATCGTCACAGATCCCGTGTTAAAAGACATTGGACTTGTAGATAAAGTGAGTGCTCCTCTTATCCAAAATGGATACGAAGTAGATGTATACGCAGATACGACACCAGAGCCGCCTTTAGCGCTTGGTGAAAAACTCGTATCTTACGCAAAAAGCCGAAAATTTGATTTAGTCATTGGAGTGGGCGGCGGAAGCGCATTAGATTTAGCAAAACTTACGGCCGTTTTAGCCGTTCATGACGGAGCTGTAGAAGAATACTTGAACTTAACTGGTAGAAAACAAATTTCAAAAAAAGGTCTTCCTAAAATTTTAATTCCCACAACTTCCGGCACGGGCTCAGAAGTAACGAATATTTCTGTGCTGTCTCTTGAAAGCACAAAAGACGTTGTGACCCACGACTACTTGCTTGCGGACGCCGCGATTGTAGATCCCGAGCTTACGCTGAGCGTGCCTCCTAAAGTAACGGCGGCTACAGGGGTTGATGCATTAACTCATGCCGTTGAAGCTTATATATCAGTAAATGCAAATCCAGCAACAGACGCCTTAGCCCTAAAGGCTATACGCATGATCAGCTCTTCTTTAAGAGCAGCTGTAGAAGATGGCAAAGATAAAGAAGCGCGAACTCAGATGAGCTACGGAAGCTATTTAGCAGGTCTCGCTTTTTTTAACGCCGGTGTTGCTGGGGTTCATGCACTTGCATATCCGTTAGGTGGACAGTTTCATATTTCTCACGGTGAATCAAACGCCGTACTGCTTCCATACGTTATGGGCTATATCCGCAGCAGCTGCGTGACAAAAATGCGGGATATTTTTGAAGCACTAGGTGGAAACGCTACCTCTTTATCAACAGAAGAAGCTTCTTACCAGTGTGTAAAACACCTGCAGTCACTTATCAAAGACGTCGGAATTCCTCAGACTCTTCGCCGATTTGATATTCCAGAAAGTGCCCTTCAAAAGCTGACAGAAGATGGCGTCCAGCAAAAACGAATTCTCGCTCGCAGTCCTTTGCCTCTTCATGAAAAAGACATACGAGCTATTTACCAGTCGGCTTATGATGGAGCTATAGTGGAACCTATGCACTAAAAAACTCCCCCTTATATAAGGGGGAGTTCTATTTATGCTGCTTTGGCTGTTGTACCAAAACGATTTTCTTTTGGATCGCTAGGCTGGCAGAATAACACAATTAGCCAAATACCGCCGATAAGTGGAACCAATGTAATGAGCTGCCACCATCCGCTTTTTCCCGTATCGTGGAGCCTTCTTGCTCCTACCGCTAACGAAGGGACTGCAACCAATAACGAATAGATAACCGGAAGAAAAAGAGGCTTATCAATAACGAACTGAAGGAACGAAAGAATAAATGAAATAACAAAGTTAACTAACACAAACATCCAGTATTCAGTTCGGCTTGCTCGACCAGAAAATACCCCGTAATTTTTTAACACCTTTATGTACCATCTCATCTGCAAAATCCTCCTTTTTTATCATATAATTGTAAATTTATAGTTTATATATCCTTTTTATTCAAAAAACAAACCGTTAAATAAACAAATAACGACATTTTTTATCCAAAAGAAAAAACTTCTTTAAAAAAAGAAGTTTTCTTGATGTATTATGCTTTTTCTATTTAATCAAATCATTTCGGTCTTCCATACTGGGCGGTTCCTCAAGCCATCCGTTTTTGGCCATGATTTTCCCCCCGTCTTGCCCGTATGTTAAAATGTCTTTGGCCGTACTGACAAGTGTAAGAGGAAGATCTCCACGCAAACTAAACGCAGTGCCTAAAGCGTTGCTCCCCAGCCCGAAACTGCAGAATAAACTTACGCAGTACATCATCAGTTTATCTGAAAAAGGTGCTACTTTTGATTCTGTCGCTTTCGCTCCCCAAGTAGCAGGCGTCTGAATATCGCTCTCCAAAAGAATCTTGCTATAATCACTTACAACTTTTTTAGCCAGCTCTTTTCCTTTTACAAAGTACTTCTTCACTTCAGGTTCATTTGCTACTTGAGCGAACCCTGTAATCATTTGCATGCCAAGAATGTTGCTTTCGATAGCGTAATAAATATGTGCTACCTCTACAGTATTTAATACCCGTTTACTCGAAAATAGATGGATTCCATCCATGTAATCTGTGCCTTCAGCAAACTTCGCTGTTTTAGGTACTGAAACAGCTGGAGGTCTTGGAAGCACGTTTTTTTCCTGAAGATAATCTACACATTTGTCATAGCCACTTTGCGTGAAAGCGGTAAGCTCTTTATATAGTGAAATCATGTCTTTTCTGTAGGACATGGTTAAATGAAGCGTATGTAGCCCCATGCTAATTTCTTTTAAAAGGCGAAGAAACATAATATCAAACATCTTATCATAAAGCTTAGGAACACCGACATTTACGTCTTTTTCTGTGTATCCTACCGGTATGGCTGCCCCTTCATTCTGTAAAATTTTTTTGATATCTTCAATGTAGTTCACCACTTGCATATGCGTATCTTGCATAATTTCTTTTGCTCGGTCATCTTCTGCGTGTGCAATAAAATATTCTAAGATTCTTCGGACCATTGTCTTTTGCTGATAGGTCATCCAAAGAGTAGCAATTTCACTTGAACTTAAGGGTATTTCTTGACTCATACACTAAACCTCCTGCTAGGGATACATAGGGCTCTACTTATTCAAGAGTAGGTATCTGTACAAATGAAGACTGTATTCTGCTTTAACATTCGTTCATATGATCAGACACAAAAATCTGTCGCTGCCTCAATTAAATCTGCTTCATTTACTATGCACAAACTGGAAGAATTCTATGTATTTACCCTCGCTTTTAAATGGAGGAAGCAAAAAAAGCCCCTTTCTATTAAAGGACTTTTTCGAAGAAAACGTTTTTATTCCATCGTATCAGAAATTCTTCTGTAGCTTCCGCATTTTTTTAGATATTGAACGATATCTTGATCTTTTACACGCTGAATAGCTGATCCGAACAATTCTGCCGCTATCTGCATACGTTCGTGTTTATGTTCAATGGTCATAATATATCGAAGCGCATCCACAACCGGTGCATTGTGACGTGTACGACGAGTTATGTACTCGTGAATGGCTTCATTTAACCCTTCCGATTCTGCTTGTTGAAACTCAGGTTTTCTTACTGCTTGACTATATACCACTTTTTTGCCACTCCTTCTCCTCATTTTTAATCATGTTTTATCTCTCTTTTATTTCCAGTTCCCTAACAGAAAGGAAACAAAACATGCAATCTTACTTTTTTTATAAAAATAATTATTTTTCATATAGTTCTAACAGACGTTTGTGTATCCAGATAGCTGCTTGTAAACCTTCTCCCATCGCTACTGTAACTTGTTCAGAGTGAGCCACAATATCTCCTGCTGCCCACACGTTTGAAACATTTGTTTCTTTTGTACGCGGATTTACGATAATATGCTGATTTTCTAAAAGTTCTACTCCGAGCTCATGCGCTAATTCTGTTCGAACTTTATTTCTTCCGAATGCTAAAAAACCTCTTTCTCCATAGACGATTTCATTATTTTGAAGGATTACTCCTTTTAACATTCCTGCCTCGGCTATGACTTTTTTTATTGCCTCTTTTTTATAGGTAATTCCCTTTTTCATCAAGGTATGTACTAAAGGTCCAATCTCTTTTTTGTCATGATTAATGTATGTAATGTCGCTGGTCCAATATGTTAACGTAAGAGATAAATTGGCTCCTGCTTTTCCCGAGCCTAGTACTAATACCCTTCTATTATTTACTTCGTACCCATCGCAGTCGGGACATACATATACCGTTTTTCCCATACAGTGATGTAGCTCTTGCTGAAGTTCAGAAGGAATCCGGTCTACGACTCCGGTCGCAAACAATAAAGTAGCTGCTTCGTAATTAGCAGATTTTGTGATGACGTTAAACCCTTCTATTTCTTTTTGACACTGTATGACACGATCTTCTGCAAATTGAATGCCGTAGCTTTTTGCTTGCTGCCTTCCCGTTTCTCTTAGAGTTTGCCCGCTTATTCCCTCAGGCCATCCCAATATATTTTGATAATTCTTGCAGATATTGGAACGTCCATCGTTTGAATCAATAACCAATACACTGCGCTTATATCTTCCAAGCTGAATAGCGGCTTGAAGTCCT
The genomic region above belongs to Priestia megaterium and contains:
- a CDS encoding DUF3231 family protein, whose product is MSQEIPLSSSEIATLWMTYQQKTMVRRILEYFIAHAEDDRAKEIMQDTHMQVVNYIEDIKKILQNEGAAIPVGYTEKDVNVGVPKLYDKMFDIMFLRLLKEISMGLHTLHLTMSYRKDMISLYKELTAFTQSGYDKCVDYLQEKNVLPRPPAVSVPKTAKFAEGTDYMDGIHLFSSKRVLNTVEVAHIYYAIESNILGMQMITGFAQVANEPEVKKYFVKGKELAKKVVSDYSKILLESDIQTPATWGAKATESKVAPFSDKLMMYCVSLFCSFGLGSNALGTAFSLRGDLPLTLVSTAKDILTYGQDGGKIMAKNGWLEEPPSMEDRNDLIK
- a CDS encoding NAD(P)/FAD-dependent oxidoreductase — encoded protein: MADKYDCVIIGGGIAGLQAAIQLGRYKRSVLVIDSNDGRSNICKNYQNILGWPEGISGQTLRETGRQQAKSYGIQFAEDRVIQCQKEIEGFNVITKSANYEAATLLFATGVVDRIPSELQQELHHCMGKTVYVCPDCDGYEVNNRRVLVLGSGKAGANLSLTLTYWTSDITYINHDKKEIGPLVHTLMKKGITYKKEAIKKVIAEAGMLKGVILQNNEIVYGERGFLAFGRNKVRTELAHELGVELLENQHIIVNPRTKETNVSNVWAAGDIVAHSEQVTVAMGEGLQAAIWIHKRLLELYEK